gaaaaataggatgagGAAGATGatggggaggaagaagaagaggggaggggagtaAGAAAAAAAGGATGGGAAAGAGGTTAACTAATatgaagaaaagaagaggaagaaaaagaggatgaagaagaggatgaggaggaggaagacgacgggaggaagaaaaagagaatgaggaggagggagaagagggGAGGAAGAACATTAGGATGATAAAGATGATGGGGAGGAAGAACAAGAGGGAGGGGAGGAAGAAAAGTAGTAtggggaagaggatgaagaaacggaagagaaggggagggagaaaggaaaagaggaaggagAAGAGGATAAGGCTTATATAGAaaagtaagagaaagaaaaagaggatgaggaagaggatgagtaggtggaagaggaggagaggaagaaaaagagaagaaaaaggggaTGGGGAAAAGGATAATGATTgtgaagaaaaggaggaggaaaaaaatGAGGAGGAAAAAAAGGAGGATGgggtagaagaagaggaggagtaagagaaggggaggaagaaaatgataatgaggaggagggagaaaaggggaggaagaaaagtaagatgaggaagaggatgaggaggaagaagaagaggggagggatgaaaaaaaaatggggaagaggataaggaatatgaagaaaaggaagaggaagaaaagaggaggaagaagaaaaagaggacggGGAAGAGGATAAGGAATGTGAAGaaaagggagaggaagaagaagaaaaagagggttGGGAAGAAGATAaggaatatgaagaaaaggaagcggaagaaaaggaggaaggagaagaaaaaaaggacgaggaaaaggataaggaatgtgaagaaaaggaagaggaagaaaaagatgaagaagaagaaaaagaggactaGGAAGATGATAAGGAatgtgaagaagaggaagaagaagaaaaagaggaagaagaagaaaaatagggtTGGGAAGAAGATGAGGAATATGAAtaaaaggagaggaagaaaagggtggaaggagaagaaaaaaaggacGAGGAAGAGGATATGGAAtgtgaagaaaaggaagaggaagaaaaagaggaagaagaaaaagaggacgaggaagaggataaggaatgtgaagaaaaggaaaagtagaaaaagaggaagaagaaaaagaggatgaggaagaggataaggaatgtgaagaaaaggaaaagtagaaaaagaggaagaagaaaaagaggatgaggaagaggatAAGGAAtgtgaagagaaggaagaggatgaaagaagaaaaagagggttGGGAAGATGAGGAATATGaataaaaggaagaggaagaaaggagGAAGGAGAAGAAATAAAGGACGAGGAAGAGGATATGGAAtgtgaagaaaaggaagaggaagaaaaagaggaagaagaaaaagaggactaGGAAGAGGATAAGGAATGTGAAGaaaagggagaggaagaagaagaaaaagaggacaaGGAAGAGGATAAGGAAtgtgaagaaaaggaagaggaagtagaagaaaaagaggaCTAGGAAGAGGATAAGGATGTGAAGaaaagggagaggaagaagaagaaaaagagggttGGGAAGAAGATGaggaatatgaagaaaaggaagcggaagaaaaggaggaaggagaagaaaaaaaagacgaggaaaaggataaggaatgtgaagaaaaggaagaggaagaaaaagaggaagaagaagaaaaagaggacggGGAAGAGGATAATGAATGTGAAGaaaagggagaggaagaagaagaaaaagagggttGGGAAGAAGATGaggaatatgaagaaaaggaagaggaagaaaaggaggaaggagaAGAAATAAAGGACGAGGAAGAGGATAAGGAatgagaagaaaaggaagaggaagaagaagaaaaagaggacga
The DNA window shown above is from Palaemon carinicauda isolate YSFRI2023 chromosome 29, ASM3689809v2, whole genome shotgun sequence and carries:
- the LOC137622156 gene encoding cilia- and flagella-associated protein 251-like → MRKRMSRWKRRRGRKREEKGDGEKDNDCEEKEEEKNEEEKKEDGVEEEEEGRKEEEEEKEDGEEDKECEEKGEEEEEKEGWEEDKEYEEKEAEEKEEGEEKKDEEKDKECEEKEEEEKDEEEEKED
- the LOC137622157 gene encoding high mobility group nucleosome-binding domain-containing protein 5-like; translated protein: MECEEKEEEEKEEEEKEDEEEDKEYEEYEEKEAEEKEEGEEKKDEEKDKECEEKEEEEKEEEEEKEDGEEDNECEEKGEEEEEKEGWEEDEEYEEKEEEEKEEGEEIKDEEEDKE